The Solanum pennellii chromosome 7, SPENNV200 DNA segment TATGTGTGTTCTTAATCACATGAAGTAGTAGGATATGTACTTGcacttgtttttttaaaaaaaaattacaattggAGTCAGTTGTTGGATTATTGCCCTTTGTAAAGATTGTGTTGTTTGATATAATCAATTACTTCATCAGCTGTCAAGTATTTCACTGATAACCCTTTTGAGATGCAGTCCCTGacataaggaaaaaaaatttagctTGTACACCATTTTTATTCAAGATTCATTTCATGTCATTCTAGCTAGTCAGATCGATGATTTTTTTTACCTTAGTCCCGTTGAACTGATTCCATTTGGTACTACTTCATCCACGACTCGGATATTCTTCTGCAATTTTACATTTGTATACTGTATGTTACATGTCTCTTCGACAATATAAAAGAGGATGGGAAGTGTGAAGCTGTCTGTGAATTTGGCATGCTAACATTTCAATAATATTTAGTACTACTACTGGTGACGCTGTATAACAGTCGATCATCTGAAATGAGAGAACAACGGACTAGGATATGGAGCTCTAAACGAAGTTACCTtatattcattcaaaatatCGTCACCGGTGATGATTTTTTCAACATCCTGGCCACTTCTTCGGACACAAACCAAGCCGAAGTCTCTACATATGGCCCTGACCTAGAAAATCAACAGATGAACATATTGCATAATTTCAGTGCAACGTGAAGGAGGTTATTCACTTTACCTGCTCAGGTATCCAAACACCAGGTGTGCTGAAAGATTCTAGCAGATCAGAACCACATACCAGCATAACCATGAGGTCATCTGCAAGAAAAATAACCAGTGTTTAGAACTTGAATGGAACTTCGTAATTTACAATAGCTTTAAAACAATTTCACTTGGATAGATAATGCAAATTTAAAATGTTAACCAACTATTCCCTCCCTTACAGATAGAATGGCATGTTCACTTTTGCACAGTTTCTTAGGGTTGCATAGCGACCAAGTAATAAGTAGTTTATTAAGTAGTAACTAACATGCACATTGATTTACGGTAAGTGGAATCTTTGAACAAGTTTTCTTTCTAGCTGCCTAATAAGGCCTTTGCTACATTGTATTCTTGAGTTCCTTTGTGTTAGGTGGACTAGTTGGTTTTCTTTGAGATAGCTGGCTGTGTTGGCCATTCTATAGATTTGTAATTCAGCACTTCGGTGATTAATGAAAAGTCTAATtaccaagaaaaagaaagaaccGTTATCATAAAGAAAAAAGCTGGTTTCAGGAAGGCTGCAAGTTTCTTATTAACCATTGGCCATAAATTCCTATCAACACTATTCCAACACAGATCGACTTAAGGCAGCTGTGGATCTTACCGGTGGATGTCAAACTTCCACCACTGATAGCGCTTTTTATTCTGGAGAGAACCGTCAATGTTCGTTGATAGCTATCCTGATTTGCCTGCACAAATAATACAAGAAAAATCATTGTCCATTTggcagttaaggaaagttagttTATCACAGAGTGCAGCAGTGGTGTAAATACATCGATTATAAAACTAGACCTTATTACTCATACTAAAAAGGGAGGTTTTGGGGATATTTTTTTCTGGaggggaggaggaggagaaagaGATAAGTAGTTAGAGAGAGACCTCCCAGGGATCCGTCATAACAAATTCTGAGCTTTTACAGGCTAACTGGCACATTGCAACACGATGCTCAGCAGATATAAGATTCTGCAAAAACAAGGAGCAAATGAATTAGGAAGATCTTTTTTTGCGTGTCAGTAACATTGACACAAGATATAAAGCATGttcaatttcttctaataatatatatttgaccaGTATAAATgctaaagaaactaagaaacaaAACATCATGACTAAGAACAGGATGCACTAGTATAAAGAAATTTCAGGTCCCAGACCAGAAACAACATAGTTAAGATTCATAATGCAAAATGAGATGGATCAGAAGATAGTGATTATATAGCAAAGCTAGTAGTAcatgttttcttttaattacttccaattactcatttttagcAGCTTCACTGCTGGAGATATGCTAAATACCTTCTTCTTATATGCATCATTTACAGGTGACATGTAACCTCCAATCACACAAATTCCTTCTGAAGTCAATGCATCTCTTGCCAACTCTGAATTAATATCACCAAAAGTTTAGCAACACCCGATAAACAGATTAAATAAACTTCATATTCTAACAATATATTAACTCTGAGCAGCTTATGTGCTGGAGGACTCAAGACTATATATGGTTTGTTGCTTTCAtctaaatagaagaaaaatatggaaGATTCTTCTCGTTGGCACACACGCAAATACACCTGCTTCAGTCCCACAACCCTCCCTCCCTCCCCTAATAGAGAATAAAGggataaaaagaagaaaaaagctCAGCGGGGAAACATAATAGAGGATGGATAGTACTTACCAAAACAGCGCAAGTGCATATAAGTTGGAGGATTGAAACTTCCTGTTGATACAAGAACTGCATATGTCCTTTTCCTAGTAAGAAAGAGAGAGTTAGCAAGTATCTATAGCAGGGATAGAATCAGAGGAAGAAGggtaaagaataaataa contains these protein-coding regions:
- the LOC107024547 gene encoding nicotinamide/nicotinic acid mononucleotide adenylyltransferase isoform X1, yielding MSSKTDIALPLDKLCLDLIKQMEGQLSPERKRTYAVLVSTGSFNPPTYMHLRCFELARDALTSEGICVIGGYMSPVNDAYKKKNLISAEHRVAMCQLACKSSEFVMTDPWEANQDSYQRTLTVLSRIKSAISGGSLTSTDDLMVMLVCGSDLLESFSTPGVWIPEQVRAICRDFGLVCVRRSGQDVEKIITGDDILNEYKKNIRVVDEVVPNGISSTGLRDCISKGLSVKYLTADEVIDYIKQHNLYKGQ
- the LOC107024547 gene encoding nicotinamide/nicotinic acid mononucleotide adenylyltransferase isoform X2; its protein translation is MSSKTDIALPLDKLCLDLIKQMEGQLSPERTYAVLVSTGSFNPPTYMHLRCFELARDALTSEGICVIGGYMSPVNDAYKKKNLISAEHRVAMCQLACKSSEFVMTDPWEANQDSYQRTLTVLSRIKSAISGGSLTSTDDLMVMLVCGSDLLESFSTPGVWIPEQVRAICRDFGLVCVRRSGQDVEKIITGDDILNEYKKNIRVVDEVVPNGISSTGLRDCISKGLSVKYLTADEVIDYIKQHNLYKGQ